One part of the Vicia villosa cultivar HV-30 ecotype Madison, WI linkage group LG6, Vvil1.0, whole genome shotgun sequence genome encodes these proteins:
- the LOC131614055 gene encoding uncharacterized mitochondrial protein AtMg00810-like, whose translation MIAQIYVDDIVFGGMSDGMVKHIVSQMQTEYEMSMVGDLAYFLGLQIKKMEDSFFLSQSKYAKNIVKKFGMDSVSHKRTPAPTHLKLSKDEGGTSVDQSLYRSMIGSLLYLTASRPDIAFAVGLCARYQAEPKVSHINQVKRIFKYVNGTSDHGILYTHGCDPILTGYCDADMDRSADDRKNTSGGCFFLGNNLISWFSEKHNCVSLSTAEA comes from the coding sequence GTGGAATGTCAGATGGAATGGTAAAACACATTGTCAGTCAAATGCAGACTGAGTATGAAATGAGTATGGTTGGAGATTTGGCATACttccttggactacaaattaagaaAATGGAAGACTCCTTTTTTTTGTCTCAAAGCAAATATGCCAAGAACATAGTCAAAAAATTTGGAATGGATAGTGTtagtcacaaaagaactcctgctCCAACACACCTAAAGTTATCTAAAGATGAAGGGGGCACAAGTGTTGACCAGAGTTTGTACAGGAGCATGATTGGAAGTTTGCTATATCTAACAGCCAGCAGACCAGATATTGCATTTGCAGTCGGATTATGTGCTagatatcaagcagaacccaaggTAAGTCACATAAACCAAgtcaagagaatcttcaaatatgTAAATGGAACTTCTGACCATGGCATATTATACACTCACGGGTGTGACCCTATCCTAACTGGGTATTGTGATGCTGACATGGATAGAAGTGCTGATGATAGAAAAAACACATCTGGAGGGTGTTTCTTCTTAGGAAATAATCTCATATCATGGTTTAGCGAGAAGCATAATTGTGTCTCGTTATCAACTGCTGAAGCATAA